The following are encoded in a window of Bradyrhizobium guangdongense genomic DNA:
- a CDS encoding bifunctional diguanylate cyclase/phosphodiesterase: MGTSIRWTARLRALLRRWRGAPLTWLIAGGFVLMAAMAIGTGLTVDRFRQNAIESGRDSLENSVRLLARHFDREFEDFAVLQKSIIAELESHGIESADVFRSEMATLAMHEVLRAKASGWSDVAGANVFDSDGRLINSSRSWPVPDVSVSDRSYFARLKGDPAAQEEVEVVPGRFGSGPAIVFARRVSGPHGEFFGLVSRAITPDQLEAFFASAGLGEDSSIAMHHQNGQLLARIPHADAMIGKNFRGGTPEQMAVFERTSVTTQLASPIDGKDRIVASRLLAGEPLVVVATKSLDATLATWRTQTKFFVAVAVVSIGLLVLTLVLIFRQMTRRLALEKEQLDTAMNTMTQGLLMFDQDQRLIVCNRRYIEMYGLSTHVVKPGAYFRDVIQHRADTGSFDGDVDSYCDAILDNVGRTQSNIVETSDGRLIEIKNQPGAAGGWLATHDDVTERIRADERIAHLAHYDALTDLPNRVLMRGHLERRVAELAQGHPFAILYIDVDEFKGVNDSLGHEVGDELLRQVASRLRACVSGNDMVARLGGDEFAIIKAASCDQDELSALAERILASLRMPVDCKGQEITTNASIGIAIAPDHGDVIDDLLKRADLAMYAAKSEGRGTFRIFVPEYDDKARQRRQLELDLRQALVRGEFEVHYQPLVDLSANVVSGCEALLRWRHPERGMVSPADFIPVAEDTGLIGEIGEWVLRQACAEAASWPGDIHIAVNVSPVQFRSRTLALKVAAALAESRLAPERLELEITETVLIRDDEEALTILQQLRELGVRIALDDFGTGYSSLSYLHRFPFDKIKIDRSFISDIGEPEDSSPIVQAVVHMAAARHMATTAEGVETEAQREVLRQLGCSQMQGWLFSPAVPAAKLKQLLSKQAAAA, encoded by the coding sequence ATGGGCACATCGATTCGATGGACCGCACGATTGCGCGCGCTGCTTCGCCGCTGGCGGGGCGCGCCGCTGACGTGGCTGATCGCCGGCGGCTTCGTACTGATGGCGGCCATGGCCATCGGCACCGGCCTCACCGTCGATCGCTTCCGCCAGAACGCGATCGAGAGCGGCCGCGACAGCCTGGAAAACTCGGTTCGCCTGCTCGCCCGTCATTTCGACCGCGAGTTCGAGGATTTTGCGGTGCTGCAGAAAAGCATCATCGCGGAACTCGAAAGCCACGGCATCGAGTCCGCCGATGTGTTCCGCAGCGAGATGGCAACGCTCGCCATGCATGAGGTGCTGCGCGCCAAGGCCAGCGGCTGGTCGGACGTCGCCGGCGCCAACGTATTCGACTCCGACGGCAGGCTGATCAACTCGTCGCGGAGCTGGCCCGTCCCCGACGTCTCGGTTTCCGATCGCAGCTATTTCGCTCGTCTCAAGGGCGATCCGGCGGCGCAGGAGGAGGTCGAGGTGGTGCCGGGCCGGTTCGGGTCCGGGCCGGCGATCGTGTTCGCAAGGCGCGTATCCGGTCCGCACGGCGAGTTCTTCGGGCTGGTGTCGCGCGCCATCACGCCCGACCAGCTCGAAGCCTTCTTCGCCTCGGCCGGCCTCGGCGAGGATTCGTCGATCGCCATGCATCACCAGAACGGGCAGTTGTTGGCACGCATCCCGCATGCCGATGCGATGATCGGGAAGAATTTCCGGGGCGGCACGCCGGAGCAGATGGCGGTGTTCGAGCGCACCTCCGTCACCACGCAGCTCGCAAGCCCGATCGACGGCAAGGACCGCATCGTCGCTTCGCGCCTCCTGGCGGGCGAGCCGCTGGTCGTGGTCGCCACCAAATCGCTGGATGCGACGCTCGCCACCTGGCGCACGCAAACCAAGTTCTTCGTCGCCGTGGCCGTCGTGTCGATCGGCCTGCTCGTGCTCACGCTGGTCCTGATCTTCCGCCAGATGACGCGCCGGCTCGCCCTGGAGAAGGAGCAGCTCGACACCGCGATGAACACGATGACGCAAGGCCTGCTGATGTTCGACCAGGACCAGCGGCTGATCGTCTGCAACCGCCGTTACATCGAGATGTATGGTCTCTCGACCCATGTCGTGAAGCCCGGCGCCTATTTCCGCGACGTGATCCAGCATCGCGCCGATACCGGATCGTTCGACGGCGACGTCGATTCCTATTGCGACGCCATCCTGGACAACGTCGGTCGGACCCAGAGCAACATCGTCGAGACCTCGGACGGCCGCCTGATCGAGATCAAGAACCAGCCCGGCGCGGCCGGCGGCTGGCTCGCCACCCATGACGACGTCACCGAACGCATCCGCGCCGACGAGCGCATCGCGCATCTGGCGCATTACGACGCGCTGACCGACCTGCCCAACCGCGTGCTGATGCGCGGCCATCTCGAACGGCGCGTCGCGGAGCTCGCCCAGGGCCATCCGTTCGCGATCCTCTATATCGACGTCGACGAATTCAAGGGCGTCAACGATTCGCTGGGACACGAGGTCGGCGACGAATTGCTGCGACAGGTGGCGAGCCGCCTGCGCGCCTGCGTCAGCGGCAACGATATGGTGGCACGGCTCGGCGGCGACGAGTTCGCGATCATCAAGGCTGCGAGCTGCGACCAGGACGAGCTGAGCGCGCTGGCCGAACGGATCCTGGCCTCACTGCGCATGCCGGTCGACTGCAAGGGCCAGGAGATCACCACCAATGCCAGCATCGGCATCGCGATCGCGCCCGACCACGGCGACGTCATCGACGACCTGCTCAAGCGCGCAGACCTCGCGATGTACGCCGCCAAGTCGGAAGGACGCGGCACCTTCCGCATCTTCGTGCCCGAATACGACGACAAGGCGCGGCAGCGCCGCCAGCTCGAGCTTGATTTGCGCCAGGCGCTGGTGCGCGGCGAATTCGAGGTCCACTATCAGCCGCTGGTCGATTTGTCCGCCAATGTCGTGAGCGGCTGCGAGGCGCTGCTCAGGTGGCGCCATCCGGAGCGCGGCATGGTCTCGCCTGCGGACTTCATTCCGGTCGCGGAAGACACCGGCCTGATCGGCGAGATCGGCGAATGGGTCTTGAGGCAGGCCTGCGCGGAGGCTGCGTCCTGGCCCGGCGACATCCACATCGCGGTCAACGTCTCGCCGGTGCAGTTCCGCTCGAGGACGCTGGCGCTGAAGGTCGCCGCGGCGCTCGCCGAGTCGCGCCTCGCGCCGGAACGGCTCGAGCTCGAGATCACCGAGACCGTGCTGATCCGCGACGACGAGGAGGCACTGACCATCCTGCAGCAGCTGCGCGAGCTCGGCGTGCGCATCGCGCTCGACGATTTCGGCACCGGCTATTCCTCGCTGAGCTATCTGCACCGCTTCCCGTTCGACAAGATCAAGATCGACCGTAGCTTCATCAGCGACATCGGCGAGCCCGAGGATTCCTCCCCTATCGTGCAGGCCGTGGTCCACATGGCCGCCGCCCGCCACATGGCGACGACGGCCGAAGGCGTCGAGACCGAAGCGCAGCGCGAGGTATTGCGCCAGCTCGGCTGCAGCCAGATGCAGGGCTGGCTGTTCAGCCCGGCGGTGCCGGCGGCGAAGCTGAAGCAATTGCTGTCGAAGCAGGCGGCAGCGGCCTGA
- a CDS encoding LysM peptidoglycan-binding domain-containing protein: MITASKAVIAFCLLAVAGTVLVIGPTELRRMLPGGASTEVAAVTKPESKPEAKAEAKDEAKLEAKPEVKVEPKTELKVEEPKLAAAAPPAPSVAPVTADAPKPDALAETRKQVTALADVAPVKPQPSVADTGPRFDVARVDDHGEAAVIAGQAAPGAKVELLRDGQPLDSVVADASGQFVMTPPKLPAGSYELALRAHAPDGTVTQSGRTMPVTIAEVAPPARVTPVAKQDAKPDAKPDDKSDVVAALPSPRLAAVPERSAVRPRLMGAPKPKSMARVPAAGPTVASASPADALTTGTVEAGGSRVISRGDSLWALSRLAYGDGARYAVIFNANREKIHNPNLIYPGQTVVVPQKAQ; the protein is encoded by the coding sequence ATGATCACCGCATCCAAGGCCGTCATTGCATTCTGTCTGCTCGCGGTGGCCGGCACCGTGCTGGTGATCGGTCCAACCGAGCTGCGCCGCATGCTGCCGGGCGGGGCAAGCACCGAGGTCGCCGCCGTCACCAAGCCCGAGAGCAAGCCGGAGGCAAAGGCCGAGGCCAAGGATGAAGCCAAGCTTGAGGCCAAGCCTGAGGTGAAGGTCGAGCCCAAGACAGAGTTGAAGGTTGAAGAGCCGAAGCTCGCTGCGGCCGCACCGCCTGCGCCGTCCGTTGCCCCTGTGACTGCCGACGCGCCGAAGCCGGATGCGCTCGCGGAGACGCGGAAGCAGGTCACGGCGCTGGCCGATGTCGCTCCAGTGAAGCCGCAGCCTTCCGTGGCGGACACCGGCCCTCGTTTCGACGTCGCGCGCGTTGACGATCATGGCGAGGCGGCGGTGATCGCAGGCCAGGCCGCGCCGGGCGCGAAGGTCGAGCTGCTGCGCGACGGGCAACCGCTCGACAGCGTCGTGGCCGATGCGTCCGGGCAGTTCGTCATGACTCCGCCAAAGCTTCCCGCCGGCAGCTACGAGCTGGCGCTGCGCGCTCACGCACCCGACGGCACCGTCACGCAGTCCGGCCGCACCATGCCGGTGACGATCGCTGAAGTCGCGCCGCCCGCGCGCGTCACACCGGTCGCAAAGCAAGACGCAAAGCCTGATGCGAAGCCCGACGACAAATCCGACGTCGTCGCTGCCCTGCCGTCGCCGCGCCTTGCGGCGGTCCCGGAGCGATCGGCGGTTCGGCCCCGCCTGATGGGCGCGCCCAAACCCAAGTCGATGGCGCGGGTGCCGGCGGCAGGGCCGACGGTCGCATCGGCCTCGCCCGCGGACGCGCTCACCACCGGAACGGTCGAGGCCGGCGGCAGCCGGGTGATTTCCCGCGGCGACAGTCTCTGGGCATTGAGCCGCCTCGCCTATGGCGACGGCGCCCGCTACGCGGTGATCTTCAACGCCAACCGCGAAAAGATCCACAACCCCAACCTGATCTATCCCGGTCAGACCGTGGTGGTGCCGCAAAAGGCGCAGTAA
- a CDS encoding Spy/CpxP family protein refolding chaperone yields MVSSVVSSASLSGSRLRLALAGAVLVLLTVMLPDTAQAQFGFRGGPLGVARFAVGHMLGLSRLRHARMAVRGGRYRSAALRSQDPRGSERGQPANPYVMRAALTAQAALSGWHGGRRPQGWWRHPDGSYGWIGPVFWPFAHDDLTNAVIDGDTTSLSLYGYGDIYAAIFAPYAAPELAAYTTPHGRRARRVPSVEAVCDSSDTGGLPVERIAAAVQPNEMQRTALDELASAWTSARDTIRASCPAQAPTNAAERLGVMQARLDAMIKAIDALAQPLAKFVELLDDGQKAKLDSLARERQAALASAQHKDAQPAQAAQAAKACDPNYDPRYDVQAQRQYEQLVQQQWPTDDIASTLKLDDTGRARLDVLQDTTLRTLQTLSSCPMKAAATPQARLAAVKTRLQTMQQAVAGVADALDDFEFDLSDEQKAAFEAIGPKRGA; encoded by the coding sequence GTGGTCAGCTCGGTGGTCAGCTCGGCAAGCCTATCGGGATCGCGCTTGAGGCTGGCGTTGGCCGGCGCGGTGCTGGTCCTTCTGACAGTGATGCTGCCTGATACGGCGCAGGCGCAGTTCGGATTCCGCGGCGGACCGCTCGGCGTGGCGCGCTTTGCGGTCGGCCATATGCTCGGCCTGTCGCGCCTTCGCCACGCCCGCATGGCGGTGCGCGGCGGCCGCTATCGCTCCGCGGCGCTGCGGTCGCAGGATCCGCGCGGCAGCGAGCGCGGCCAGCCAGCGAACCCCTATGTCATGCGCGCGGCGCTCACGGCGCAGGCCGCGCTTTCGGGCTGGCACGGGGGGCGTCGTCCGCAGGGCTGGTGGCGCCATCCCGACGGCAGCTATGGCTGGATCGGTCCCGTGTTCTGGCCGTTCGCGCATGACGATCTCACCAATGCGGTGATTGATGGCGATACCACCAGCCTCTCGCTGTACGGCTATGGCGATATCTACGCCGCGATCTTCGCGCCCTACGCGGCCCCGGAGCTCGCCGCCTACACCACACCCCATGGCCGTCGTGCGCGACGTGTGCCGTCGGTCGAGGCGGTTTGCGACAGCAGCGACACCGGCGGCCTGCCCGTCGAGCGCATCGCCGCCGCCGTGCAGCCGAACGAGATGCAGCGCACCGCGCTGGATGAGCTCGCAAGCGCCTGGACGAGCGCGCGCGATACCATTCGCGCCTCCTGCCCGGCGCAGGCGCCCACCAATGCCGCCGAGCGCCTCGGTGTGATGCAGGCCCGCCTCGATGCGATGATCAAGGCCATCGATGCGCTGGCGCAGCCGCTCGCCAAATTCGTCGAGCTGCTCGACGACGGCCAGAAAGCGAAGCTCGACTCGCTGGCGAGGGAGCGCCAGGCCGCGCTTGCTTCGGCTCAGCACAAGGACGCGCAGCCGGCTCAAGCGGCGCAGGCGGCCAAAGCCTGCGATCCCAATTACGATCCCCGCTACGATGTGCAGGCCCAGCGCCAGTACGAGCAGCTCGTGCAGCAGCAATGGCCCACCGACGACATCGCCTCGACCCTGAAGCTCGACGACACCGGCCGCGCCCGCCTCGACGTGCTCCAGGACACGACGCTCCGCACCCTGCAGACGCTGAGCTCTTGCCCGATGAAGGCGGCAGCCACCCCGCAGGCCCGCCTCGCCGCCGTGAAGACGCGCCTGCAGACGATGCAGCAGGCGGTCGCCGGCGTCGCTGACGCGCTCGACGATTTCGAATTCGACCTGAGCGACGAGCAGAAGGCCGCGTTCGAGGCGATCGGGCCGAAGCGGGGGGCGTGA
- a CDS encoding adenylate/guanylate cyclase domain-containing protein: MTGAKDKTWFLREGLFAKYVVSLVGLVVFVLAVNGAMETWISYRATKTQLTDGLEDKAQGAARRIEQSVSELERQISWVTTASRDTIEKRRADYAQLLQQVAVVSQLFQLNGEGREVLRVSRQSTTTGGNADLARDIRFTEAVARGVSYAPAYFVDQKPVMSISVAHSGFNAGVTVAEVDLGFLSDFLSDAQVGKAAFAYVVDARGRVLATSSKGPEIGKDLSKLPQVAAAIAPGREPDTSGTDFNGHSVLSAASTVPKLGWSVLFEQPTTQALTPIRDQLVRIALLIGMGLLVAILAGTLLARRMIIPITALRDGAHRLGEGDFSHRIDVHTSDELEELAGQFNRMAGQLQETYTNLETKVEERTRDLAQSINELKVLEEVGRALASSLDLNAVLPTIAARALEISHADAVLIYGYEAERHRFNLIEAKGIDKSADGVHVTIGEGENILSDAAASGEPIAIADLDHAAEQPLRDVAVAAGFHSVLVVPLRDQQGTLGALVVLRRAIGAFEGSLTGLMRTFANQAVLAMRNARLFTEVDHKSHALETANETVRAQADKLKQQTEQLKDWNKSLEERVKTQLGEIERIRKLERFLAPQVAQLIASSDSPEGLLTSQRREVTVVFCDLRGFTAFTEATEPEEAMNVLREYHAALGKLIFKYEGTLDKYAGDGVMILFNAPIQFEDHTARAVKMAVEMRDTIGPLTERWRNRGHSLGFGIGIALGYATLGQVGFEQRLEYAAIGSVTNLASRLCSEAKPNQIVVSRRVYGMVEPWVEARALDDLQLKGFNHPVLAMEILGWREAVDNVLDATAARRRM, translated from the coding sequence ATGACGGGTGCGAAAGACAAGACCTGGTTTCTGCGCGAGGGCCTGTTCGCCAAATACGTCGTCTCCCTCGTCGGCCTCGTCGTGTTCGTGCTTGCCGTCAACGGCGCGATGGAGACCTGGATCTCCTATCGCGCCACCAAGACACAGCTGACTGACGGGCTCGAGGACAAGGCGCAAGGCGCCGCCCGGCGCATCGAGCAATCCGTCTCCGAGCTCGAGCGCCAGATCAGCTGGGTGACCACGGCCAGCCGTGACACGATCGAGAAGCGCCGCGCCGACTACGCCCAGCTGCTGCAACAGGTCGCCGTGGTCTCGCAGCTGTTCCAGCTCAATGGCGAGGGTCGCGAGGTGCTGCGCGTCTCGCGCCAGTCGACCACGACCGGCGGCAATGCCGACCTCGCGCGCGACATACGCTTCACCGAAGCGGTCGCCCGCGGCGTCAGCTATGCGCCGGCCTACTTCGTCGACCAGAAGCCGGTGATGTCGATCTCGGTGGCGCATTCCGGCTTCAACGCCGGCGTCACGGTGGCCGAGGTCGATCTCGGCTTCCTCTCGGACTTTCTGTCCGACGCCCAGGTCGGCAAGGCCGCCTTTGCCTATGTGGTCGACGCGCGCGGCCGCGTGCTCGCGACCTCGTCGAAAGGACCCGAGATCGGCAAGGACCTGTCGAAGCTGCCGCAGGTTGCGGCTGCCATCGCGCCGGGCCGCGAGCCCGACACGTCAGGCACCGATTTCAACGGCCATTCGGTGCTGTCGGCCGCGAGCACGGTGCCGAAGCTCGGCTGGAGCGTGTTGTTCGAGCAGCCGACCACGCAGGCCCTGACGCCGATCCGCGACCAGCTCGTGCGCATCGCGCTTCTGATCGGCATGGGCCTGTTGGTCGCGATCCTCGCCGGCACGCTGCTGGCGCGCCGCATGATCATTCCGATCACGGCGCTGCGCGATGGCGCGCACAGGCTCGGCGAAGGCGACTTCAGCCACCGCATCGACGTGCACACTTCGGACGAGCTGGAGGAGCTCGCCGGCCAGTTCAACCGCATGGCCGGCCAGCTGCAGGAGACCTACACGAACCTCGAGACAAAGGTCGAGGAGCGCACCCGCGATCTCGCGCAGTCGATCAACGAGCTGAAGGTGCTGGAAGAGGTCGGCCGCGCCCTCGCCTCCTCGCTCGACCTCAACGCCGTGCTGCCGACCATCGCCGCCCGCGCGCTGGAGATCAGCCATGCCGATGCAGTGCTGATCTACGGCTATGAGGCCGAACGACATCGCTTCAACCTGATCGAGGCCAAGGGCATCGACAAGTCGGCTGACGGCGTCCATGTCACCATCGGCGAAGGCGAGAACATCCTGAGCGATGCCGCCGCGAGCGGCGAGCCGATCGCGATTGCCGATCTCGACCACGCCGCCGAGCAGCCCTTGCGCGACGTCGCGGTCGCCGCCGGCTTCCATTCGGTGCTGGTGGTGCCGCTGCGCGACCAGCAGGGCACGCTCGGCGCGCTGGTGGTGCTGCGCCGCGCGATCGGCGCGTTCGAAGGAAGCCTCACCGGCTTGATGCGCACCTTCGCCAACCAGGCCGTGCTGGCGATGCGCAATGCGCGGCTGTTCACCGAGGTCGACCACAAGAGCCACGCACTGGAGACTGCCAACGAGACCGTGCGCGCCCAGGCCGACAAGCTCAAGCAGCAGACCGAGCAGCTCAAGGACTGGAACAAGTCGCTGGAAGAACGCGTCAAGACCCAGCTCGGCGAGATCGAGCGCATTCGCAAGCTCGAGCGCTTCCTCGCGCCGCAGGTGGCGCAGTTGATCGCCTCATCGGACAGTCCGGAAGGGCTGCTCACCAGCCAGCGCCGCGAGGTGACGGTGGTGTTCTGCGACCTGCGCGGCTTCACCGCGTTCACGGAAGCGACCGAGCCGGAAGAAGCGATGAACGTGCTGCGCGAGTATCACGCGGCGCTCGGCAAGCTGATCTTCAAATACGAGGGCACGCTGGACAAATACGCCGGCGACGGCGTGATGATCCTGTTCAACGCGCCGATCCAGTTCGAGGACCACACCGCGCGCGCCGTGAAGATGGCGGTGGAGATGCGCGACACGATCGGCCCGCTGACCGAACGCTGGCGCAACCGCGGGCACAGCCTCGGCTTCGGCATCGGCATCGCGCTCGGCTATGCCACGCTCGGCCAGGTCGGCTTCGAGCAGCGGCTGGAATATGCCGCGATCGGCAGCGTCACCAACCTCGCCTCCCGCCTGTGCAGCGAGGCCAAGCCCAACCAGATCGTGGTCAGCCGCCGCGTCTACGGCATGGTCGAGCCATGGGTCGAAGCCCGCGCCCTCGACGATCTCCAGCTCAAAGGCTTCAATCACCCGGTGCTGGCGATGGAGATCCTCGGCTGGCGCGAGGCGGTGGACAACGTGCTGGATGCGACGGCGGCAAGGCGGAGGATGTGA
- a CDS encoding AsmA family protein, with translation MRAVKFVGAALAAVIVVIVLLLVIGIPSGFLTATIASRVEQASGYRLSIDGTTRISLWPTLNITLKDLTLSDPKDRSGITRVTIDSVQADMSLSSVWSGHPDIKEIVVTHPVLYQPLLRERLPNADASPKPIALDADGASIGHVKIINGEVAFSRVRDRVDSRISAINADAVIGRDRKVNLAGTARVGEHPTKFDIKATPPAPPIERQSIPVDFVIDMPDVLKSQLAGHADMRLNGAVVMINGVNGTLGDGGFNGWASVDIASKPLVKVDLDFQRLAIPLAKSPEGATGQPWSDAPIDVFGLNYVDAQIRISANEAVIGDARLAPLALDAKLAGGVLKAGTANLGAYGGQVSGEVILDATGGAPSFAMHSDLVGVRALPLLQGLAEFDRIDGRLQAKLALRSAGASQRALMANMQGTAFVNFQDGAIRGINVAQMIRSLTSGTLSGWQGNQDNSQEQSTDLSQLSASFRIDKGQAVTTDLNLIGPLVRVTGAGTIALDTKMMGFRVEPKLVMTTQGQGRASEPVGFGIPVMITGAWSQPRIYPDMAGVLDNPDAAYAKLREMGKGLFGPDGAGLGNILNSFGLGGAAPSGNANPQAPQQGQGQGQNNLLGGQLGEAIGNLIQQGLAGGAGNSTGRSRSLPGAPTSPAPQASPAPPTQDPAEAQQDSQPMNDLMRQLFNR, from the coding sequence ATGAGAGCCGTGAAATTCGTCGGCGCAGCTTTGGCCGCCGTCATCGTCGTGATCGTCCTCCTGCTGGTGATCGGGATCCCCTCGGGCTTCCTGACCGCGACGATTGCCTCGCGCGTCGAGCAGGCGAGCGGCTATCGCCTCTCGATCGACGGCACCACCAGGATCAGCCTGTGGCCGACGCTGAACATCACGCTCAAGGACCTCACGCTGTCCGACCCAAAGGACCGCAGCGGCATTACGCGGGTGACGATCGACAGCGTGCAAGCCGACATGTCGCTTTCGAGCGTATGGTCGGGCCATCCTGACATCAAAGAGATCGTCGTCACCCATCCGGTGTTGTACCAACCGCTGCTGCGTGAGCGTCTGCCGAACGCCGATGCATCGCCGAAACCGATCGCACTCGATGCGGATGGCGCGAGCATCGGCCACGTCAAGATCATCAACGGCGAAGTCGCATTCTCGCGTGTCCGCGACCGTGTCGACAGCCGCATCAGCGCCATCAACGCCGACGCCGTCATCGGCCGCGACCGCAAGGTCAATCTCGCCGGCACCGCACGCGTCGGCGAGCATCCGACCAAGTTCGACATCAAGGCGACACCGCCGGCGCCTCCGATCGAGCGACAGAGCATCCCCGTGGATTTCGTCATCGACATGCCGGACGTGCTGAAGTCTCAGCTGGCCGGCCATGCCGACATGCGGTTGAACGGTGCGGTCGTGATGATCAATGGCGTGAATGGCACGCTCGGCGACGGGGGCTTCAACGGCTGGGCATCCGTCGACATCGCCAGCAAGCCGCTGGTCAAGGTCGATCTCGACTTCCAGCGGCTCGCGATCCCGCTGGCGAAATCGCCCGAGGGCGCGACCGGCCAGCCTTGGAGCGATGCGCCGATCGACGTGTTCGGGCTCAACTATGTCGACGCGCAGATCAGGATCTCGGCGAACGAAGCCGTCATCGGCGACGCCCGTCTTGCACCGCTGGCGCTCGATGCGAAGCTCGCCGGCGGCGTCTTGAAGGCGGGCACCGCGAATCTCGGCGCCTATGGCGGCCAGGTCTCGGGCGAGGTGATTCTCGACGCGACCGGCGGCGCGCCGAGCTTTGCGATGCATTCCGACCTCGTCGGCGTGCGCGCGCTGCCACTGCTGCAGGGCCTTGCCGAATTCGACCGGATCGACGGCAGGCTGCAGGCCAAGCTCGCGCTGCGCAGCGCCGGCGCCAGTCAGCGCGCGCTGATGGCGAACATGCAGGGCACCGCCTTCGTCAATTTCCAGGACGGCGCCATCCGCGGCATCAACGTCGCGCAGATGATCCGCTCGCTGACATCGGGCACGCTGTCGGGCTGGCAGGGAAACCAGGACAACAGCCAGGAGCAGAGCACCGACCTCTCGCAACTCTCGGCGTCGTTCCGCATCGACAAGGGCCAGGCGGTGACGACCGATCTCAACCTGATCGGACCGCTGGTGCGTGTCACCGGCGCCGGCACGATCGCGCTCGACACCAAGATGATGGGTTTTCGCGTCGAGCCGAAGCTGGTGATGACGACGCAAGGCCAGGGCCGCGCGTCCGAGCCGGTCGGCTTCGGCATCCCCGTGATGATCACAGGCGCGTGGTCGCAGCCACGGATCTACCCTGATATGGCCGGTGTGCTCGACAATCCGGACGCGGCCTATGCGAAGCTGCGCGAGATGGGCAAGGGCCTGTTCGGACCCGATGGTGCCGGGCTCGGCAACATCTTGAACAGTTTTGGCCTCGGCGGCGCCGCACCGAGCGGCAACGCCAATCCGCAAGCCCCGCAGCAGGGGCAAGGACAGGGACAGAACAATCTGCTCGGCGGCCAGCTGGGCGAGGCCATCGGCAATCTGATCCAGCAGGGGCTCGCAGGCGGCGCCGGAAACAGCACCGGCCGCAGCCGCAGCCTGCCCGGCGCGCCGACCAGCCCGGCGCCGCAGGCTTCGCCCGCGCCCCCAACCCAGGACCCGGCCGAGGCGCAGCAGGACAGTCAGCCGATGAACGACCTGATGCGACAGCTCTTTAACAGGTGA
- a CDS encoding Crp/Fnr family transcriptional regulator — protein MSKQAEFAVILKMNAMFADLGADELQRLSSLCHTQHLANGEVLFQKGDPGDALFGVRRGQVRIETGASDGSRLTLNFMGPGDLFGEVAVLDGQSRTADATAGEASELFVLRREDFLAFLEREPKVAIKIIALLCQRIRWQSERMEESMLQPLPVRLARRLCALAADFGSEVHISQEQLGVFVGAARESVNRQLQAWRKDAILDLQRGRILLRNMTKLTAIARNE, from the coding sequence ATGAGCAAGCAGGCCGAATTTGCGGTCATTCTGAAAATGAATGCCATGTTCGCCGATCTTGGGGCGGACGAACTCCAGCGGCTGTCCAGCCTCTGCCACACCCAGCATCTGGCGAATGGCGAGGTGCTGTTCCAGAAGGGCGACCCGGGCGATGCGCTGTTCGGCGTGCGCCGCGGCCAGGTGCGCATCGAGACCGGCGCCTCCGACGGCAGCCGGCTGACGCTGAACTTCATGGGGCCGGGCGATCTGTTCGGCGAGGTCGCCGTGCTGGACGGCCAGAGCCGCACGGCGGATGCGACTGCCGGCGAAGCCAGCGAATTGTTCGTGCTGCGGCGCGAAGACTTCCTCGCCTTCCTCGAGCGCGAGCCCAAGGTCGCGATCAAGATCATCGCGCTGCTCTGCCAGCGCATCCGCTGGCAGAGCGAGCGCATGGAGGAATCCATGTTGCAGCCGCTGCCGGTGCGCCTGGCGCGCCGGCTCTGCGCGCTCGCCGCCGATTTCGGCTCGGAGGTGCACATCTCGCAGGAGCAGCTCGGCGTCTTCGTCGGCGCCGCCCGCGAGAGCGTCAACCGTCAGCTTCAGGCCTGGCGCAAGGACGCGATCCTGGACCTCCAGCGCGGCCGCATCCTGCTGCGGAACATGACGAAGCTGACCGCGATCGCGCGGAACGAGTAA